From the Daucus carota subsp. sativus chromosome 8, DH1 v3.0, whole genome shotgun sequence genome, one window contains:
- the LOC108197012 gene encoding protein ENDOPLASMIC RETICULUM-ARRESTED PEN3, translated as MEAKIYNSTPKPPSGDRIKLNVGGKLFETTLSTLRSGGAGSLLDALSNRPINDSNPVFIDRDPEIFSVLLSLLRSNRLPSTYRRFTSQELFDEAAYYGIESQLKSAMLPSQLSGIDASVVSTIRPASDGVVSSFSVSDDDDGSVWVGHGGQISVYDWNLAHIGTVRTHLDFITSIRRVMPEIAAIGSEIDSGVHFYSFANGRRVGSVEWSDSSDPRIYKARVNAVTDSDESVFASFDCQHRENCVLEIDKSSLKVVSEIGRQNGNSSKSVVPGKLTYLSELSLIFGSSISSGAFGYSGYVRLWDVRSGKVVWETNEPGSGRSSRYGDSFADVDVDKFELNLFKVCSKSGDLAIADLRKLSDDPWLYIKDKNPSLSNVGGGVSSVIHCYKKQAFVGRDGGLEVWSRVEEQGGSSVCEEESYRRNFVDKVEDSERGIIKKIEGGGNRLFVSRDNVEGIEVWQSSNFSGSVSLL; from the coding sequence ATGGAGGCCAAAATTTACAATTCTACCCCTAAACCACCGTCCGGCGATAGGATCAAGCTCAACGTCGGCGGCAAGCTCTTCGAGACAACTCTCTCCACTCTCCGCTCCGGCGGCGCCGGTTCACTCCTCGACGCTCTCTCGAACCGGCCGATTAACGACTCCAACCCGGTTTTCATAGACCGCGATCCCGAGATATTTTCCGTACTTCTCTCGCTTCTCCGATCGAACCGGCTGCCGTCGACTTACCGGAGGTTCACAAGTCAGGAGCTTTTTGATGAGGCGGCGTATTATGGCATCGAATCGCAGCTCAAATCGGCGATGTTGCCGAGTCAACTCAGCGGAATCGACGCGTCTGTCGTTTCGACGATCCGGCCTGCTTCGGACGGCGTCGTTTCGAGTTTTAGTGtgagtgatgatgatgatggatcGGTTTGGGTAGGGCACGGTGGTCAGATCTCGGTGTACGATTGGAATTTGGCTCATATCGGGACTGTACGGACGCACCTCGATTTCATCACCTCAATCCGACGTGTCATGCCGGAGATTGCGGCGATTGGTTCGGAGATCGATTCCGGTGTGCATTTCTACAGTTTCGCGAATGGACGGAGAGTTGGATCGGTCGAGTGGAGTGACTCTTCCGATCCGAGGATATATAAGGCGCGAGTTAATGCTGTGACTGACTCGGATGAGTCGGTTTTCGCGTCATTTGATTGTCAGCATAGAGAGAATTGTGTTTTGGAAATCGATAAGTCGAGTTTGAAAGTTGTGTCGGAAATAGGTAGGCAGAATGGTAATTCGTCCAAGAGTGTTGTTCCGGGGAAATTAACGTACTTGAGTGAGCTTAGTTTGATTTTCGGGAGTTCAATTAGTTCTGGTGCGTTTGGATACTCTGGTTATGTTAGGTTATGGGATGTTAGGTCGGGGAAAGTTGTTTGGGAGACGAATGAGCCGGGATCGGGTAGGAGTAGCAGGTACGGGGATTCTTTTGCTGATGTAGACGTTGATAAGTTTGAATTGAATCTTTTTAAGGTGTGTTCAAAATCGGGGGATTTGGCTATTGCTGATTTGCGGAAATTGAGTGATGATCCGTGGTTGTATATTAAGGATAAGAATCCGAGTTTGAGTAATGTAGGTGGAGGGGTTAGTAGTGTGATACATTGTTATAAGAAGCAAGCATTTGTTGGGAGAGATGGTGGATTGGAGGTGTGGTCTAGGGTGGAGGAGCAAGGAGGGAGTAGTGTGTGTGAAGAAGAATCATATAGGAGAAATTTCGTGGATAAAGTGGAGGACTCGGAGAGAGGGATTATAAAAAAGATTGAAGGTGGTGGGAATAGGCTTTTCGTTAGTAGAGATAATGTTGAGGGGATAGAGGTATGGCAAAGTTCAAATTTTTCGGGTTCAGTTTCACTTTTATGA
- the LOC108198695 gene encoding transcription factor DIVARICATA: MSTYVTQLYPDYMKGTKIFSSSSYLGNSKWFPEEIKDTKWSQEENKMFEDALALFDKDTPDRWHNVAAMIPGKTVSDVIKQYRELEEDVSDIEAGLIPEPEYACDSFALEWTNHQGFDGMNQFYVRCGKRSTLTRPTDQERKKGVPWTEEEHRQFLLGLKKYGKGDWRNISRNFVTSRTPTQVASHAQKYYIRQLSGGKDKRRSSIHDITMVNLIEAKSTSTDSGQQHSDTNARLKDHHKWNLSDKGSVMDFNQANSSQLTTPRPDTSSQALSVQDYNLQTGILQRPQFGYYDSLSEMQQCSTYDRINLVGTLF; this comes from the exons ATGTCCACCTATGTAACGCAACTGTACCCGGACTACATGAAAGGAACCAAAATATTTTCAAGTAGTTCGTATCTTGGAAACTCAAAGTGGTTCCCTGAGGAAATCAAGGACACAAAATGGAGCCAAGAAGAGAACAAGATGTTTGAGGATGCACTTGCTTTGTTTGATAAGGATACTCCAGACCGATGGCACAATGTGGCAGCCATGATCCCAGGAAAGACCGTGAGTGATGTGATTAAACAGTATAGAGAACTGGAAGAAGATGTTAGTGATATAGAAGCTGGCTTGATTCCAGAACCTGAATACGCTTGTGATTCTTTCGCGCTTGAGTGGACGAACCATCAAGGCTTTGATGGAATGAACCAATTCTATGTAAGATGTGGTAAACGAAGCACGTTGACTCGGCCTACTGATCAAGAAAGGAAAAAAGGTGTCCCATGGACGGAAGAAGAACACAG GCAATTTCTGCTTGGGCTCAAAAAGTATGGGAAAGGGGACTGGAGAAACATCTCTCGCAATTTTGTGACTTCAAGAACACCAACTCAGGTTGCCAGTCAtgctcaaaaatattatataagacaGCTTTCGGGAGGGAAAGATAAGAGAAGATCAAGCATCCATGATATCACAATGGTCAATCTCATAGAAGCTAAATCCACTTCAACAGACAGCGGTCAGCAGCATTCAGATACGAATGCTAGGCTCAAAGATCATCACAAATGGAACCTTTCGGACAAGGGATCAGTGATGGACTTCAACCAGGCAAATAGCAGCCAGCTGACGACCCCACGTCCTGATACTTCTTCACAGGCACTTAGTGTGCAGGATTATAATCTGCAAACAGGCATTCTTCAGCGACCTCAGTTTGGTTATTATGATTCGTTGTCTGAAATGCAGCAATGTAGCACGTATGACCGTATTAATCTGGTGGGAACTTTGTTCTAA